The region CTCCAGCAATCATTGCTAAAGCATTTTTTACAATTCCTTTTTCCAAACAAATTGCAGCTGCACCTTCGCCTAAAACCATGGTGTTTTGTTTCTTTTTTAGATCGAAAGACTTACATGGAAATTGGTTTTTAGTATTAACAGATACTAAATCAAGTTCAGCATTATGCTTTGCATAGACTTTTAATGCTTGCATTTGTGCAATGGTAAAATTGGTTAAAGAAGCTTCACTTCCGCCCACTAAAAACTTTTCTGACATTCCAGAATTTATCCAAGCAACTCCGTTTAATAGTGAATGTAAAGCTGTAGAGCAAGTAACTGAATGCGATATCTCTGGACCCGAAGTTTGTAAATCGTGCGCAACCCAAGAAGAAATATTACCTAGTGTTGTGGTTGGAGAACTTAAGGTGGAAGACTTTTGGGTTTCTAAAAACTCTTGATGATATTTTTCAAATAAAGAGGTAGCCCCTCTTGAGGAGCCAAAATTAATTCCGAAATTATTTTCGGACTTCCAATTAGAATTTTTAACCGCTTCTCTAGCAACAAAGATTGCGAATAAAACAGCATCATCTAAATTTCTATATTTTGAATCTGATTTTCTTAAAAGTGTAATTTTTTGCTGATTTTCCTCAGATAATTGCCCTACAAAAACAGTTTTATAATGCACTTTTTTTTCTACTAAAAAGTGTTTATTTACTAAATAATTTTGCCAGATTTCTTTTTGAGTACTGCCCAATGCAGAAATGGAGGCTATGGATGTTATGGAGATTGGCTGGATCATTAATTGTATACATATCGAAGACCTCACAGGTTTTAAACACCTGTGAGGTCTATAATTTATACAAAGATAAGTTTTGTGTTAAGGATTGGAGCATTGTCGGAGCTCATTTTTGTTTTTTCAACAAAAATAGCGACTGCGGAAAGCCTGACGTTTTTTTTTGGCTAAAAATTTTTATTTCAAAACTTTTAGCCAAAAAAAACGGAACGCCCTAAATAATTTCTAAACTTTGTTCAATGGTATCATACACTTTTTGTAGTTGCTTTTTAGAAATGACATATGGAACTTGAATATAAATTGTGTTTCCTAACGGACGTAAAAAAACACCCCGATCCATAAAAAATTTCAATAATTTATCTCGCAAATTGCCATACCGCTCCATTTTTGTATTGAGATCCAAAGCAAAAATAACTCCTTGAGAACGTGCTGTTTTTACTTTTGGATGTTTTAAAATATGGTTCTCAAACACCTTGTGAGCACTTGAAATTTCTATAATATTTTGCTGAATTTCATCAGATTGCAATAATTCTATCGCAGCAATTGCAGCACTGCAGGCAATCGGATTTCCTGAATATGTATGACAATGAAAAAAACCTTTTGCCATCTCGTCGCTTAAAAAAGCCTCGTAAATTTTTTCTGTGCAAGAAGTAATCGCCAACGGAACCAAACCACCCGTTAACGCTTTACTCAAACAGATGATATCAGGTTTTGTTTCCATAAAATCGGATGCAAAATTGCGTCCAGTTTTCCCAAAACCGGTCATTACCTCATCTGCAATTGTTAAAATATTGTTGATTTTAAAGAAATTTAAAATCTCATTTAAACCTGCTGCGTTGTGAATTTTCATTCCTGCAGCACCTTGAATGATGGGTTCATAAATGAAACCTGCAATTTTATAATTTTCTATGTATTCTTTTAATTTTGCTAAAATTTCTTGATGATTTTTTCCATTCGGTGTCGGAATTCGTTTTACATCCATTAAAAAATCTTCAAAAGGACCGTTGTATACCGACAAACCAGAAACAGACATGGCGCCAAACGTATCGCCGTGAAATCCGTTTTCAAAAGCGATGAATGTTGTGCGCTTTTCATCTAAATTAAAATAATATTGGAGCGCCATTTTAATCCCCGCTTCTACCGCCGTGGAACCATTGTCGTTAAAAAAAATGCGATTCTGATTTTGAGGTAATATTTTAATCAATTCTTCGGATAATTTTACAGCCGGTTCATGGGTGAAATCGCTAAACATTACTTGGTCTAATTGTTGCATTTGTTGGTAAACACGACTCGTTATAAAATCGTTGCAATGCCCAAACATGCACGTATACCAAGAAGAAATCGCATCGATATATTCGTTGCCATTTTCATCTGTTAAAATACATCCTTTCGCTTTTACAATCGCCAAACTATTTGGACTTAATTGGTGTTGTTTTAGCGGGTGCCAAAGGTGTTTTTTATCTCTTTCTTGTAGGGTCATTTTAATTATTTATACAACATTTTTTATATTTTTTACCACTTCCACAAGGACAAAGTTCATTTCTACCTATTTTTTTGATGACTGATATAAGGAGCCTTAAAAAAAGTTCTCAATATGGCAACAGATTTTCTTTGTAAATTCAGAATAAGAATCTGCTCACAAGATGTATTAACAGTATTACCATCTAACAATACAAACAAGCAAGCAAAGATATTGAATTTTGTCTATTTTTGCTTCGATGAATTTGCCAAAAAAGTTAACAAATAAATTAAATATTCGTGAAGAAAATAATTCTTTACGGAAATTATCACCGCAAAATAATTTAGTTGATTTTTCTTCAAATGATTATTTAGGTTTTGCAAAATCTGAAGTTATTTTTGATGAAACACATCAGCTTTTAATTACTAAAAACAGCAAACAAAATGGTGCAACAGGAAGCAGATTATTATCTGGAAATCATTTTTTATATGATGAAGTAGAACTATTTTTAAGCGAATTTCATCAAGCAGAAACTGCTACTATTTTTAACTCGGGTTATGATGCCAATATTGGATTGTTTTCTTGTGTTCCTCAGCGCAATGATGTGATTTTATATGATGAATTTTGTCATGCCTCTATTAGAGATGGAATTCAATTAAGCAATGCAAAATCCTTCAAGTTTTTACATAATAACCTTGCAGATTTAGAAAAACGTGTTTTGGCTATGAAAGCTGACGCTATAACTTATGAATTTGAAATCTATGTTGTTACAGAATCGGTTTTTTCTATGGATGGGGATTCTCCCGATCTTATTTCAATAGCCGAAATTTGTAAAAAATACAATATTTATCTTATTGTGGATGAAGCCCATGCTGTTGGTGTTTTTGGCGTTCAAGGTAGCGGACTTGTGCAAAAACTGCAAATTCAAGATGCTGTTTTTGCACGCATTATCACGTTCGGAAAAGCCCTGGGTTGCCATGGAGCTGCTATTTTAGGAAGTAACGACTTACAAAGTTATTTGGTAAATTTTGGACGAAGTTTTATTTATACTACAGGTTTGTCTCCACATTCTTTGGCGACCATTCAAATTGCTTACCATGCACTCCGAAAGAATTCAACCAAAACCGAAAGTCCATATAAAAAACTAAACCGGAACATTCAATTTTTTAAATCTGAAATCACACAATTACAGTTACCTCTTTTTTATTTGGATGCAACATCTAAAATATCATACGGGTTTATTGAAAGTAATTCTGCCATTCATTCTTGCATTATTCCTGGAAATACTCGTGTAAAAAAAATTGCCGAAAAATTACGAAAAATGGGATTTGAAACCAAAGCAATTTTATCGCCCACGGTTCCGAAACAACAAGAGCGATTGCGTTTTTGTTTGCATAGCTATAACTCTAAAAAAGAAATTCGGGAAGTTTTGTATTTGTTAAGTATTTTTGTCAAAAAGGAACTTTAAATCCATACCAACACCTAAAAAAATGAATCCTAATTTTAAAATTTTAGCAGTTTTTGAGTTTTCAACAGAAGCCCATGTCACCAAATCGAAATTAGATTCAGAGGGTTTTACGACTATGCTCATGGACGAAAAAACCATTGACGCAGATCCTTTAGTGAGCAATGCCATTGGTGGCGTAAAATTATTGGTGCACACGAAAGATTTTGAAAACGCAGTGAACATTTATAACGAGATTCGAGTTTATCAAAAAGACACAAATGGAAAAGATATTTCTTGTCCTAAATGCAACTCCAGCAGGATTTTAATTGCACCCATTCAAAGAAAAAATGTGTTTTATATGTTGTTTCCTTTTTTTGAAAAAACAAGACAAATTTGTAACGATTGTAAAACAATTTTTTAATGCCAAATACATATTTTATCACAGGAATATCAACAGAAGTAGGAAAAACCATTGCCGCAGCCATTGTAACGGAGGCGTTGGAAGCTGATTACTGGAAACCCGTTCAAGCTGGAGAACTTGACAATTCTGACACCCATAAAGTACAAAAGCTCATTTCAAATTCTAAATCCGTTTTTCATGCTAATTCGTATGCTTTAGAAACCCCGATGAGTCCGCATGCCGCCGCAGAAATTGACGGGATTACCATCGAATTAAACAAAATAAAAGCACCAGAAACAAAAAATAACTTGGTCATAGAAGGTGCAGGCGGTTTATTGGTTCCGTTCAATGACACGGATACTATTTTCGATTTAATTCAACCTGAATACAAAGTAATTGTAGTTTCCAGACATTATTTAGGAAGTATCAATCACACTTTATTAACCGTAAACTTGTTAACATCTAAAGGTTTTGAAGTCGCTATTCTT is a window of Polaribacter litorisediminis DNA encoding:
- a CDS encoding DUF2007 domain-containing protein; translation: MNPNFKILAVFEFSTEAHVTKSKLDSEGFTTMLMDEKTIDADPLVSNAIGGVKLLVHTKDFENAVNIYNEIRVYQKDTNGKDISCPKCNSSRILIAPIQRKNVFYMLFPFFEKTRQICNDCKTIF
- a CDS encoding SEC-C metal-binding domain-containing protein; translation: MSVIKKIGRNELCPCGSGKKYKKCCINN
- a CDS encoding beta-ketoacyl synthase N-terminal-like domain-containing protein produces the protein MIQPISITSIASISALGSTQKEIWQNYLVNKHFLVEKKVHYKTVFVGQLSEENQQKITLLRKSDSKYRNLDDAVLFAIFVAREAVKNSNWKSENNFGINFGSSRGATSLFEKYHQEFLETQKSSTLSSPTTTLGNISSWVAHDLQTSGPEISHSVTCSTALHSLLNGVAWINSGMSEKFLVGGSEASLTNFTIAQMQALKVYAKHNAELDLVSVNTKNQFPCKSFDLKKKQNTMVLGEGAAAICLEKGIVKNALAMIAGVGFATEVLVHNTSISADAKCFQKSMKMALGQISKEEIDVIVMHAPGTIKGDQSEVNAIKKVFDNKKPFLTTTKWKLGHTFGASGMLSLELGLFMLQHQQVIEVPFAVKQTHPKKIKNVIINAVGFGGNAVSILLTAN
- the bioA gene encoding adenosylmethionine--8-amino-7-oxononanoate transaminase produces the protein MTLQERDKKHLWHPLKQHQLSPNSLAIVKAKGCILTDENGNEYIDAISSWYTCMFGHCNDFITSRVYQQMQQLDQVMFSDFTHEPAVKLSEELIKILPQNQNRIFFNDNGSTAVEAGIKMALQYYFNLDEKRTTFIAFENGFHGDTFGAMSVSGLSVYNGPFEDFLMDVKRIPTPNGKNHQEILAKLKEYIENYKIAGFIYEPIIQGAAGMKIHNAAGLNEILNFFKINNILTIADEVMTGFGKTGRNFASDFMETKPDIICLSKALTGGLVPLAITSCTEKIYEAFLSDEMAKGFFHCHTYSGNPIACSAAIAAIELLQSDEIQQNIIEISSAHKVFENHILKHPKVKTARSQGVIFALDLNTKMERYGNLRDKLLKFFMDRGVFLRPLGNTIYIQVPYVISKKQLQKVYDTIEQSLEII
- a CDS encoding aminotransferase class I/II-fold pyridoxal phosphate-dependent enzyme — encoded protein: MNLPKKLTNKLNIREENNSLRKLSPQNNLVDFSSNDYLGFAKSEVIFDETHQLLITKNSKQNGATGSRLLSGNHFLYDEVELFLSEFHQAETATIFNSGYDANIGLFSCVPQRNDVILYDEFCHASIRDGIQLSNAKSFKFLHNNLADLEKRVLAMKADAITYEFEIYVVTESVFSMDGDSPDLISIAEICKKYNIYLIVDEAHAVGVFGVQGSGLVQKLQIQDAVFARIITFGKALGCHGAAILGSNDLQSYLVNFGRSFIYTTGLSPHSLATIQIAYHALRKNSTKTESPYKKLNRNIQFFKSEITQLQLPLFYLDATSKISYGFIESNSAIHSCIIPGNTRVKKIAEKLRKMGFETKAILSPTVPKQQERLRFCLHSYNSKKEIREVLYLLSIFVKKEL
- the bioD gene encoding dethiobiotin synthase gives rise to the protein MPNTYFITGISTEVGKTIAAAIVTEALEADYWKPVQAGELDNSDTHKVQKLISNSKSVFHANSYALETPMSPHAAAEIDGITIELNKIKAPETKNNLVIEGAGGLLVPFNDTDTIFDLIQPEYKVIVVSRHYLGSINHTLLTVNLLTSKGFEVAILFSGDAHPTTEAIIKKMSGVQIIGRIDEEPYFDQNVIKEYAEKFKEKL